In Achromobacter pestifer, the DNA window CCGCCGACTACGGGCGCAGGCCCGGGGTGACGTCCGCTATTGCGCCGGGTGGAAACGCTCCAGCAGGCGCAGGAACAGCTCCACGGCGCGCGAGCCGGGGCGCGACACCTCGGTAATCGCGCAGAGGGTGTTCTCGTAGGTGGGTCCGCCCGGCAGGCGGGTCAGGGCGTGGCGGCGCGAGACCGAATCGGCGTAGTGGGCGGGCAGCAAGCCCACGCAATGGCCGGACGACACCAGCATGGCGATGGCCTCCAGCCCGGTAGCCTCCGGCCCGCGGGCAAAGCCATAGGCGCCCAGCGCGTCGTGCACGAACGGATGCGAGCGGTAGACCAGCGGCAGGTCGCGGGCCAGGCGCACGCTGCCGCGCGCCACGAAGATCTGGTGCCGCTCGATGAACAGCCGCTGGTAGTTGAAGCCGCTTTCCCGCCGGTACATGCCGCGGATGGCGATCTGCACCCGCCGCTCGCGCAGCGCCTGGTCCAGCTCGTTGAAGGTCATGACGGTGAGTTCGACCTTGACGTCGGGCGCCTCCAGGCGCATGGCCGCCAGGGCTTCGGGGATATGGCAGTCGGCGTCGGTAATGACGTGCTCGACCATGCCGATGGACAAGGTGCCTGACAGCACGCCGCGCACCGCATCGATTTCGGGACGGATCCTTTCCAGCGATTTCAGGGCATCGCGCGCCAGTTCCAGGGCGACCTTGCCCGCTTGCGTGAGTTCGAAGCCCGAGGGGCCGCGGTCGCACAGCCGCACTCCCAGGGTTTCCTCGACCTCCCGCACGTGCCGGCTGATGGACGCCTTGGACATGTGCAGCTGCTTTTCCGCCGCCGCGAAGCCGTTGGCCTGGGCCACGGCGCAGAAGATCCGCAGGGAACGCAGGTCGCGTTCGGTGAACTCGGGACGGGACAAGGCAGCGGCTCTGAAAAGGTATCGATTTTCGAAACCATACCACTAAAAAAATCATTTTTCACGACCCAACCCGGCAGATACAGTGGGTCCAGCACTGGCGTCCAGGGGCGCAGACCCCGGCACATTCCGCAAGGAATATTCGCCGGCCCAGTGCCGGAACCATGACGACATACAAGGGAAAAATCATGCAGAACCTGTCCAGAAGGCGTTTTGTCGCGACCACGCTCGCAGCCGGGGCCACGCTGGCCCTGCCCTCGCTGTCCTACGCCGAGGGCGGATCGCTGGCCGACATCAAGAAGCGCGGCAAGCTGACCGTGGGCACCGAAGCCGCCTACGAACCATTCGAATTCGTCGAAAACGGCAAGGTCGTGGGCTATGGCCACGACGTGCTGCAGCTCATGGCGGCCAAGCTCGGCGTGCAGCTGGAACAGATGAACCTGCCGTTCCAGGGCCTGTTGCCGGGCCTGATGTCGCGCAAGTTCGATTTCGTCGCGACCAGCGTGGGCATCACCCCCGAACGCGCCCGCCGCTTCGCCTTCACCCAACCCGTGGGCGTGGTGCGCTCGGTGCTGATGGTGCGGGTGGACGACGCCTCCATCAAGCAGGACATGGATATCGCCGGCAAGATCATCGGGACCCAGATGGGCTCGTCTTCCCAGCCGGTGGCCGAGGAATTCGAAAAGCGCCTGAAGGAAAAGAACGGCAAGGGCTACGCCGACACCAAGCTGTTCCAGGCCTACCCGGACGTCTCCAACGCGCTGGCCAACAAGACCGTGGACGTGGCGCTGATGCCCTCGAACATCGCCGCCGTGCAGATGCGCAAGCAGCCGGGCGCATTCCGCATTGCCGGCGAGATCGGCCAGGCCAAGCTGCTGGCATGGGTCGCCAACCCCAAGGACCTGGAGATCCGCCAGTTCATCAACGACACCTTCGACGAACTGCGCGCCAGCAACCAACTGCTGGAGCTGCAGAAGAAGTGGTTCGGCGCCCCCATGGACACGCCGCGCGCCAACTACCTGCCTGACGGCGCGATCTAGGCGGACCTCCCATGCTGGATTGGTTGAATCAGAACGGCGCCCTGGCGCCGTTCCTGCACGGTGTCGTCTCGGGCACGGCGATCACCCTGGCGGCATCGGTGGCGGCGTTCGCCATCGGCATCTGCCTGGGGGTCGCGCTGCTGCTGGCGCGCTTGTCGCCCTACGCGCCCGTGCGCGGGCTGGTCATGCTCTGGGTCAGCGCCATACGGGGCACGCCCGCGCTCATCCATATGCTGATCGCCTACTACGTGGTGCCGCCCCTGCTGGGCATCTCCGTGTCGCCGCTGGCGGCCGGGATCGGCGCGCTGGCCTGTAACACCAGCGCCTATATCGTCGAGATCCTGCGCGGGGCGTTGGGCACGCTGTCGCCCGGCCAGGTGGCGGCCGCGCGCGCGCTCGGCATGCGCAGCCGGCAGATCTGGCGGCACGTGCTGCTGCCGCAGGTGTTCTACCGCGCCATCCCGCCCTTGACCAGCGAACTCACCATACTTTTGAAGGCCTCGTCGCTGATGTCCATCATCGCCGTTCCGGAGCTGGCCACGGTCGCGCGCAACGCCACGCTGCAAAGCGATCTGCCGTTGCAGGTGTTCACCGTGACGGCCGCGGTGTACTTCATCATTCTTTTCTGCCTGTCGGCCGCCTCGCGCCTGTGCGAGCGCCGCGTGTCGAGGATGCTGCCCAATGCCCATTGATCTCTCTATCGTCGGGCAGTCCGTCCCCGTCCTGCTCAAGGGCCTGCGGATCACCGCTCTGGTCAGCCTTATCGGCATTCCGCTGGGCATCCTGATCGGCACGATCGCGGCCTATGCCGCGCAGTCCCGCGGCTTGCTGCGGCCCGTGGCGCTGGCCTACGTGGAACTGGTGCGCAACATTCCGTACCTGATCCTCGTGTACCTGTCGTTCTTCGGTCTGCCCAAACTGGGGGTTCCGGCCTCCGCCATGTCGGTCGCCATCGGCTGCACCGCCTTCTACACCGGCGGGTACTTCTGCGAGGTGCTGCGCGCCGGGTTGAAGAGCGTGCCGCGCGGCCAATCCAGCGCGGCCCTGTCGCTGGGCATGACCTACTGGCAGACGCAGCGCCACATCGTCGTGCCACAGCTGTTCGGCTTTCTCATCCCGCCCACCACCAGCCTGGTCATCATGATGTTCAAGGACTCGGCGATCTTCTCGGTGATGAGCCTGCCGGAAATGACTTACCAGAGCAACCTGCTCACGGCCAACACCTTCGCCTACCTGGAAGTGCTGGGCACCACCGCCCTCATCTATTGGGTGTGCAGCGTGCTGATGGCCGGCACGGGCCGCCGCCTGGAAACCCTGGTCCGCCGCAAGACGCGCCAGGCCTGATCCTCCCACCATCAAGGAAACGAGAACATGAGCACCTATACGGTCCCTCCCCGCATCGGCCACCCCACCCTGCTGTACTCCACGCTGGCGCTGGACCTGGACAACCTGCAGGCCGATGTCGCCGTGCTGGGCATGCCCTACGGCTCGCCCTATTCGGCCGCGGACTTCAGCAACGACCAGACCAATGCGCCCACGGCCATCCGCCAGGCGACCGACCGCGTGGTGCGCCGCCCGGGCCACTACGATTTCGATATCGACGGGCCGCTGCTGCAAGGCCGCGACGACATCCGCTTCGTGGATTGCGGCGACATCATCCCCGACCTGTCCAAGCCCCGCGGCGAACACTATGAACGCGCCGAGGCCGCGGTGCGCCGCATCGCCGCCGCGGGAGCCGTGCCCATCGTGCTGGGCGGCGACCACGGCATCACCACGCCCGTCCTGCGCGGCCTGGACCAGCAGGGTCCGATCACGCTGGTGCACATCGACGCCCACCTGGACTGGCGCGACGACGTCAACGGCGTGCGCGACGGGCTGTCCAGCCCCATCCGGCGCGCCTCCGAGATGGCGCACGTGGACCGCATCATCCAGATCGGCCTGCGCGCCCAGGGCAGCGGCCGCCCGGAGGAACTGGACGCGGCGCGCGCCTATGGCGCCGAACTGGTCACCGCCTACGAACTGCATGACATCGGCATGGACGCGGTGCTCGAGCGCATTCCGGACGGAGGCAACTACTACCTGACCATCGACGCCGACGGCATGGACCCCGCCACCATGCCAGCCGTCGCCGGCCCCGCGCCGGGCGGCGTCACCTTCGTCCAGGCCCGCAAGCTGATCCACGGCCTGGTGCGCAAGGGCCGCGTGGTGGGCATGGACATCGTCGAAATCCAGCCCGAAAAAGACCTCAACCAGATTTCCTGCATCACGGCGGGCAGGCTGATCCTCAACCTCATCGGCGCGTCCATCCGCGCGGGGCATTACGACAAATGAACGCGCCCGCCCCCATCATCGAAATCCGCGGCGTGGACAAGTTCTACGGCAGCCATCAGGTGCTCAAGCAATGCTCGACGCGCGTGAACCGGGGCGAGATCGTGGTGGTCTGCGGGCCGTCCGGCTCGGGCAAATCCACCCTCATCAAGACCGTCAACGCGCTCGAACCGATCCAGGCCGGCGACATCCTGATCGACGGCGCCTCCGTGACGGGCGCCACCGACCTGCCCAAGCTGCGCACCAAGGTCGGCATGGTGTTCCAGCACTTCGAGCTGTTTCCCCACCTGGACATCATGCGCAACCTGACCCTGGCGCAGCAGATCGTGCTGGGGCGAGACATCGGCTCCGCCCGCGCCAAGGCCGGCGCGCTGCTGGAACGCGTGGGCCTGTCCGCCCATGCCGGCAAGCACCCGGGACAGTTATCGGGCGGCCAGCAGCAGCGCGTGGCCATCGCCCGCGCGCTCTCGATGGATCCGATGGCCATGCTGTTCGACGAGCCGACCTCCGCGCTGGACCCCGAGATGGTCAATGAAGTGCTGGACGTGATGGTGGAGCTGGCCGAGGAAGGCATGACCATGATGGTCGTGACCCACGAAATGGGCTTCGCGCGCCGCGTGGCCAATCGCGTGGTCTTCATGGAAGACGGCGCCATCATCGAGGACAGCCCCACGGACAGCTTCTTCCGCGACGCGGCCAGCCCCCAGGCGCGCCGTTTTCTTTCCAAGATCCTTCCCCACTGACGGCCGGATAGCCGCCAGATCCATCCGCTGCATCAGGACTCCTATGGCCCACACCCGCATCCGCAAATTCAATACCCGCGAAACCTATCCCGAACAACGCCTGGACAACGACCTGTGCCAGGCCGTGGTCGCCGGCAACACGGTGTTCCTGCGCGGCCAGATCGGCCAGGACCTGGACACCCGGGAATCGGTGGGCGTCGGCGACGTCGCCGCCCAGGCAGAAAAAGCCATGGCCAACGTCGCCATGCTGCTGCAGGAATGCGGCAGCGAACTCTCGCACATCTGCAAGCTCACGGTCTATCTGGTCGACGTGCGCTATCGCGAAGAGGTCTACACCGTGGTCGGCCGCTGGCTCAAGGGCGTTTTTCCGGTTTCCACCGGCATCGTGGTTTCGGCGCTGGCCCGGCCCGAGTGGCTGGTGGAGATCGACGTTACCGCCGTGATTCCGGGCTGAGGCGGCGACGTCATGGCTACCGCCTCCGAGGCGCTGCTGGCGCGCCTGATCGCCTTCGACACGGTGACCCTCACGCCCAACCTGGCGCTGATCGAGGTCGTGCGCGAACTGCTGTCGGCGCACGGGATTGCCTGCACGCTGGTGCGCAGCGATGACGGCAGCCGCGCCAACCTGCACGCATCCGTCGGCCCCGCCGATGTCCCGGGCGTGCTGCTGTCGGGACACACCGACGTGGTGCCCGCCGCCGGACAGGCCTGGACCGTGCCGCCCTTCGCGCTGACCGAGCGCGACGGACTGTTGTACGGGCGCGGCGCGGCGGACATGAAGGGCTTCGTGGCCTGTGCCGTCAACGCGATGCTGCTGGCCAGCAAGCGCCCGTTGCGGCGGCCGCTGCAGCTGGCGCTCTCCTACGACGAGGAGATCGGCTGCGTCGGTGTGCGCCGGCTGCTGGACGTCATGGAAATGGCGCCCACCCGGCCCGCGCTGTGCATCGTGGGCGAACCGACCTCCATGCAGATCGCCACCGGCCATAAGGGCAAGATGGCCTTGCGCGCCGTCTGCCAGGGACTCGAGGGCCATTCCGCGCTGGCGCCGCGGGCGCTGAACGCCATCCATCTGGCGTGCGACATGGTTGGCGCCATGCGCGCCCTGCAAGACGAGCTGCAGGCCCATGGCGCGCGCGACCCGGACTACGAGGTGCCCTACGCGACCGTCCACGCGGGCTGCATCCACGGCGGGCGGGCCTTGAACATCGTGCCCAACGAGTGCGTGGTCGACTTCGAGATCCGGCATCTGGCGCAGGACGATCCCGACGCGCTGCTTGCGCCCTTGCGCCAGGCGGCCCAGGACATCCGCGCTCAGGCCCGCCTGCGCGCGCCCGCCGCGGATGTCCGGATAGAGCAGATCAATGCCTACCCGGGCCTGGACACGCACCCGGCCAGCGAGGCCGTGCGTTTCGTGGAATCCCTGCTGCCCGCCGACACCGGTAAGACCAAGGTGGCCTTCGGCACCGAGGGCGGGCTGTTCACCCGGCGCCTGGACGTCCCGGTGGTGGTGTGCGGCCCGGGATCCATCACGCAGGCCCACAAGCCCGACGAGTTCATCTCGCGCGCGCAACTCGCCGAGTGCGATGCATTCCTGGAGCGGCTGTTGGCGGCGCTGTAACGCCGGCCCCGGCATTGATTGCCACGCAGCCGGACGCCGCCCGCGGCGGCGCCCGGCCTCCTTGCTCAATCCGGCTTGATGCCAGCGGACTTGATCAGCGTTTCATAGCGGCCGGCCTCCTCCTTCATGGCCGCCAGCGTGGCCTGGGGCGTGGAGCCGCGCACCAGCAGGCCGCGCGCTTCGTAGGTCTGGCGGAAGGCCGGATCCGCCGTGACCGCCGTCACCGCCTGGTTGATCCGCGCCACCAGCGCATCCGGCGTCTTGCCCGGAGCGAACAGGGTAAAGACCGTGGACGGGATGCTGCCGGCCTTGCCGCCCGCCTCCTGCAGCGTCGGCACGTCGGGCATCATGGCGGCCCGCTGCGAGGCGCCGGCGACCAGCACGCGGATCTTGCCGGCCTTGTATTGTTCCGACACCGCCAGGCCGCCCGCCATGACGCTGTCCACATCGCCCGCCATGGCCGCGGTCATGGCCGGCGCCACGCCCTTGAACGGCACATAGGTGAACTGCACGCCTTCGGCGCTGGCCAACATGGCCATGCCCAGATGGTTCACGTGGCCCTGGCCGCCGGTGCCGACGTTGATGCGCTGCGGATTGGCCCGGGCGTAATCGATGAATTCCTTGTAGGTCTTGGCCGGAAAGGCATTGCTGACCGCCACGTACAGCTGCACCTGGCCCAGGTCGGTGACCGGCTTGAAATCTTCCTGCCAACGATACGGCACCTTGGCGTACAGAAAGGGATTGGTCTCCAGCGCCAGCCGGTCCACCATCAGCAGGGTATGGCCGTCGCCCGCCGCCTTGGCGACGTAGTCGCTGCCGATGATGGCGTTGGCGCCGGGGCGGTTCTCCACCACCACGGTCTTGCCGCTCTCCTTGAACAGGCGGTTGCCCAGGTCGCGCGCCAGCACGTCAGGTTCGGTGCCGGGCGGATACGGCACCACGATCTTCACGGTGTCCGACGGCCAGGCCTGGGCCACGGCCTGGGCGGCCGGCAACAGCGCCAGCGCGGCCCACAATACGGGTTGCAAACAACAACGGTACGGCGATCCCATGGTACTTCCCCTTGTATATGTCGTTCCGGAAGCGTCCGGCGACTGAGTTGCCGCTACGGGCCAGGACGGACCCGGGCGGCTGGAAATCCAGATCAGGACCGGTCCGCTTCACCAGCGGCCGATCAGAATGCCCATCATCCGTTCGTGCGCATGCGTGCGCTCGCGTACTTCCTCGTCGGTTTCGGTGGCGCGGCGCTTCAGGCCCTCGTGCCAATCCAGCAACGCGGAGCGCATCCGCGCCGCCACCGGCGCCATGCCCGGATCGGCGCCCAGGTCATGCAGCTCGCCCGGGTCGTCGCGCAGGTCGAACAATTGCGCCGGATAGCCCTGCCAATGCAGATACTTGTAGCGCTCGTCGCGCACCATGAGACCGGTGCACTCGCGCTCGCCGCGTCCCAGGAACAGGCGCGCCTCGCGGTAGGCGTAGTCCAGGCTGCCCACCACGTATTCGCGCGCGGGCGGCGCCGAGTCGGACTCTCCGCGGATGCCTGGCAGCAGCGAGCGGCCCTCGATGCGGTGTTCTTGCCCCGGCAGCGCCAGCGCCTCCAGCACCGTGGGGACGATGTCGATACATTCAACGAAAGCGTCGCTGCGCGTGCCGCGGGTCGCGTCGGCGGCGGACGCCGGGTCATGGACCAGGCAAGGCACGCGCATCGCGCTCTCGTAGAAGTACTCCTTTTCGCCCAGCCAGTGGTCGCCCAGGTGGTCGCCGTGGTCCGAGGTGAAGAGGATCAGCGTGTCCTTCAGCCTGCCGCTGCGCTCCAGGTAGTCCAGCAGCCGGCCGATCTGGTCGTCGATCTGCTTGACCAGCCCCATGTAGACCGGCCGTATGCCGCGCCAGACTTCGTCGCGGGCGAAGGACTCCGACTCTTCCAGCCGCTGGTAGGCGCCATGCACCGGATGCGGGCGTTCCCGTTCCGCCTGCGAGCGCACCGGCGGCGCGCAGTCTTCCGCGCCATACATGGCGTGGTAAGGCGCCGGCGCCTTGTACGGCCAGTGCGGCTTGATGTAGGAAAGATGCAGCGCCCAGGGCTTGTCGCCCTGCTTCTGCATGAAATCCAGGGCGCGGTCCGTGAGATAGGCCGTCTCGGAGTCGGCCGCGTCCACCCGGGCGGGCAGCGGCGCGTTGCGCATCAGCCAGCCGCTGGCGATGCTGCCGTCGGCGGCCTGGCTGCCCACCACGTAGTCTTCCCAGGGCCGTTCGCTGTCGTAGCCCCGTTCGCGCAGGTAGCGGCGGTACGGGCTGTCCTTGGCCAGTTCGAAATGGCCGTCGTAGCGCTCGATGGGCACGAAGCCGCCCTGCAGGAAACGTTGTTCGTCCTCGGACGCATAGCCTTTGCCCCGCAATCCGGCGCGGTCGGGCACGAAGTGCGTCTTGCCCAAC includes these proteins:
- a CDS encoding amino acid ABC transporter ATP-binding protein, whose amino-acid sequence is MNAPAPIIEIRGVDKFYGSHQVLKQCSTRVNRGEIVVVCGPSGSGKSTLIKTVNALEPIQAGDILIDGASVTGATDLPKLRTKVGMVFQHFELFPHLDIMRNLTLAQQIVLGRDIGSARAKAGALLERVGLSAHAGKHPGQLSGGQQQRVAIARALSMDPMAMLFDEPTSALDPEMVNEVLDVMVELAEEGMTMMVVTHEMGFARRVANRVVFMEDGAIIEDSPTDSFFRDAASPQARRFLSKILPH
- a CDS encoding RidA family protein, whose protein sequence is MAHTRIRKFNTRETYPEQRLDNDLCQAVVAGNTVFLRGQIGQDLDTRESVGVGDVAAQAEKAMANVAMLLQECGSELSHICKLTVYLVDVRYREEVYTVVGRWLKGVFPVSTGIVVSALARPEWLVEIDVTAVIPG
- a CDS encoding Bug family tripartite tricarboxylate transporter substrate binding protein; this translates as MQPVLWAALALLPAAQAVAQAWPSDTVKIVVPYPPGTEPDVLARDLGNRLFKESGKTVVVENRPGANAIIGSDYVAKAAGDGHTLLMVDRLALETNPFLYAKVPYRWQEDFKPVTDLGQVQLYVAVSNAFPAKTYKEFIDYARANPQRINVGTGGQGHVNHLGMAMLASAEGVQFTYVPFKGVAPAMTAAMAGDVDSVMAGGLAVSEQYKAGKIRVLVAGASQRAAMMPDVPTLQEAGGKAGSIPSTVFTLFAPGKTPDALVARINQAVTAVTADPAFRQTYEARGLLVRGSTPQATLAAMKEEAGRYETLIKSAGIKPD
- a CDS encoding amino acid ABC transporter permease, with protein sequence MLDWLNQNGALAPFLHGVVSGTAITLAASVAAFAIGICLGVALLLARLSPYAPVRGLVMLWVSAIRGTPALIHMLIAYYVVPPLLGISVSPLAAGIGALACNTSAYIVEILRGALGTLSPGQVAAARALGMRSRQIWRHVLLPQVFYRAIPPLTSELTILLKASSLMSIIAVPELATVARNATLQSDLPLQVFTVTAAVYFIILFCLSAASRLCERRVSRMLPNAH
- the argE gene encoding acetylornithine deacetylase, with protein sequence MATASEALLARLIAFDTVTLTPNLALIEVVRELLSAHGIACTLVRSDDGSRANLHASVGPADVPGVLLSGHTDVVPAAGQAWTVPPFALTERDGLLYGRGAADMKGFVACAVNAMLLASKRPLRRPLQLALSYDEEIGCVGVRRLLDVMEMAPTRPALCIVGEPTSMQIATGHKGKMALRAVCQGLEGHSALAPRALNAIHLACDMVGAMRALQDELQAHGARDPDYEVPYATVHAGCIHGGRALNIVPNECVVDFEIRHLAQDDPDALLAPLRQAAQDIRAQARLRAPAADVRIEQINAYPGLDTHPASEAVRFVESLLPADTGKTKVAFGTEGGLFTRRLDVPVVVCGPGSITQAHKPDEFISRAQLAECDAFLERLLAAL
- a CDS encoding sulfatase-like hydrolase/transferase yields the protein MNAPAQTGNGPVRNVLFIMCDQLRADHLSCYGGAGALRTPHIDRLARMGVQYDRAYVTSAVCGPSRASYYTGRYPLSHRVTWNRVPHPVDEWCLGEYLAQAGLPLHLLGKTHFVPDRAGLRGKGYASEDEQRFLQGGFVPIERYDGHFELAKDSPYRRYLRERGYDSERPWEDYVVGSQAADGSIASGWLMRNAPLPARVDAADSETAYLTDRALDFMQKQGDKPWALHLSYIKPHWPYKAPAPYHAMYGAEDCAPPVRSQAERERPHPVHGAYQRLEESESFARDEVWRGIRPVYMGLVKQIDDQIGRLLDYLERSGRLKDTLILFTSDHGDHLGDHWLGEKEYFYESAMRVPCLVHDPASAADATRGTRSDAFVECIDIVPTVLEALALPGQEHRIEGRSLLPGIRGESDSAPPAREYVVGSLDYAYREARLFLGRGERECTGLMVRDERYKYLHWQGYPAQLFDLRDDPGELHDLGADPGMAPVAARMRSALLDWHEGLKRRATETDEEVRERTHAHERMMGILIGRW
- a CDS encoding transporter substrate-binding domain-containing protein is translated as MQNLSRRRFVATTLAAGATLALPSLSYAEGGSLADIKKRGKLTVGTEAAYEPFEFVENGKVVGYGHDVLQLMAAKLGVQLEQMNLPFQGLLPGLMSRKFDFVATSVGITPERARRFAFTQPVGVVRSVLMVRVDDASIKQDMDIAGKIIGTQMGSSSQPVAEEFEKRLKEKNGKGYADTKLFQAYPDVSNALANKTVDVALMPSNIAAVQMRKQPGAFRIAGEIGQAKLLAWVANPKDLEIRQFINDTFDELRASNQLLELQKKWFGAPMDTPRANYLPDGAI
- a CDS encoding amino acid ABC transporter permease; translation: MPIDLSIVGQSVPVLLKGLRITALVSLIGIPLGILIGTIAAYAAQSRGLLRPVALAYVELVRNIPYLILVYLSFFGLPKLGVPASAMSVAIGCTAFYTGGYFCEVLRAGLKSVPRGQSSAALSLGMTYWQTQRHIVVPQLFGFLIPPTTSLVIMMFKDSAIFSVMSLPEMTYQSNLLTANTFAYLEVLGTTALIYWVCSVLMAGTGRRLETLVRRKTRQA
- a CDS encoding agmatinase, giving the protein MSTYTVPPRIGHPTLLYSTLALDLDNLQADVAVLGMPYGSPYSAADFSNDQTNAPTAIRQATDRVVRRPGHYDFDIDGPLLQGRDDIRFVDCGDIIPDLSKPRGEHYERAEAAVRRIAAAGAVPIVLGGDHGITTPVLRGLDQQGPITLVHIDAHLDWRDDVNGVRDGLSSPIRRASEMAHVDRIIQIGLRAQGSGRPEELDAARAYGAELVTAYELHDIGMDAVLERIPDGGNYYLTIDADGMDPATMPAVAGPAPGGVTFVQARKLIHGLVRKGRVVGMDIVEIQPEKDLNQISCITAGRLILNLIGASIRAGHYDK
- a CDS encoding LysR family transcriptional regulator; its protein translation is MSRPEFTERDLRSLRIFCAVAQANGFAAAEKQLHMSKASISRHVREVEETLGVRLCDRGPSGFELTQAGKVALELARDALKSLERIRPEIDAVRGVLSGTLSIGMVEHVITDADCHIPEALAAMRLEAPDVKVELTVMTFNELDQALRERRVQIAIRGMYRRESGFNYQRLFIERHQIFVARGSVRLARDLPLVYRSHPFVHDALGAYGFARGPEATGLEAIAMLVSSGHCVGLLPAHYADSVSRRHALTRLPGGPTYENTLCAITEVSRPGSRAVELFLRLLERFHPAQ